The nucleotide window TTCAAGTAATGCATTCTGTGAGTGGTTAAGCAAGTTTATTAAAAGTAACCTGTCAGGCCAGACATGCCATGCCTTTCACtgacaatgtttcttttttaaagtgtattttctggGTCGCTTTCCTGATCCTTAACCAGGATGAGAGCTGCAAAATCCAAGTCAGCTCAGTGCACTTCATATTTGCATCTTGACAAGTTCTGTTTACCTGTTCAAAACACTGTTGATGTTCAAATTGCATTGTTTTCTAGGCCCCATGTATCACTTTGTCAGGTGTGCCAAAGATGGATCTTCACACTGCTCCATATAATTAAGGTCACCAACTgacaaaagcaacaaaaatgatAGAATATTATGTCATCACTTTCAGAAATGATATCTTTACCACTCTATCACACTTAGAGCGGAACTAAACGCAAAAAGCGGCGTTCCAGTATTCTTCTGcccagtgccgccatcttcttcagcCTTAACCCGAGTTCTTCTTTGCACATCACCTAATCTCGTACTGCACATGGGATCGGGATACGTAGATAAGGGAAAAGATGCTGATCTTTTCCCCCCGAGCGGCAACTTTTTTCTCCCAATAAAGAAAgggttccttctgcacatgtccagtAGGAGCACCACAGAGCCTTTCACCATGCGCAgcttaggtatcctgggaggctctgcgctcactTCTCTCTTGATTGCAAAGggaagtgctgcacccttttttttttttttttttaaaaaaaaaaaaaaaaatattttactatataaaaagggctgtctaccctctatattaagtaaagtaaaaattttgagtttaggtccgctttaaagaaGAGCGATCAGTATTCATGTGCTTGGTACATTTCCTATTGctggataaatatttaaataatgaaacCCATGAGCTCATattctttgtaatatatttattatagtcaAAGATAATACATCTGAAGATTCCGGAGGTACAGGTTAAAGGGACTGAAGGCTTCTTACATTAAAGGAAGCAAGTGCTAGGTTCAGCTTCCCCACCATCTTGGAGTGTTTTCTTTTAGAACCAAGGAACTGCAAGGTGGCTAATGAGGTGGAGAAACCTAACACAGCAAGGATTTGGAGCgatcacatcacatcacattcaaatataaaataaatatgaaaagtcTGGGCAGGTGAAGAGGCACAGGCAGGAGGCAGCAGACCGCCTGCTGGATTCATATCCCCTTCTCTACCGGAGCAACATGCCTTGCACTTAGCCTTTTTCGCTGCTCAACTTAAAATTGCTGTGTGCCTGTAATCATGCAGACTCCACTACTACAGATTATTCTGCCAATGTAAAAAGGTTACACTGACTGCAGTGTGCCAGTTCAGTGCTCCGACAGAGACGAGTTCTCCATAATCCATCCCCCACAAAAGGCAAACTCTTAAAGATGTCAGGCCCCCGGGTTATGGCTTTGGACGCTGGTTCCAGCACGGATGATTACCCGCGTGCAACACGCATGGCTCAGATCTTTAGACAGCACAGGGTACAAGCTGCCGTTGTGGGAAACATCCTAAGTGTGCAGGAGAGTCTCATGTGTGACCAATGCGAGCCATCATAACAAGTGCAAAGAAAAATAGTTTCTGGAGAAATATATCTGGATCATTATTGTTACAAAATAAgctatttttgcatgttttctaaCAATTTTCTGGCTACCCAACCTAAACACAAAgactacagaaaaatatattaaagcagcCTCTGTTGGTTGGATTGGTTTCACATGTGACTGGCCCACTTGTTGGTAAATTAAAACTTTAGAATTGACTGATCTTCTAAACACAGACTGGGGTTTATCCTGTTATTTACTGAAAGCCTCACAGGTACCACAAAGCATCATGGGGTAAAAGCAGGGATCTTACTGCAGGTGAAGCCCACGAGAGACACTGGGAGATATCTTGACCCACGCCCTGCAGGCCCTTCCTTGAATGAAGGGGTTAATGAGAATGAAAAGAAACCGTTTATTTTTGGCACATTCTGCAGAGATCCCATCCTGAAGGGTGGCAGGAGCAGGATATGTCAGCGGTAGCTCTCTGCCTGGACCagcttcctctctctctctcttcctcacACCCCTGCAGCGTGCGTTGGGGTGCTGGGTTGTTTCAGGCCCATAGTAGAACATAGCCAGCCGGCAAAATCCACTTCCTCCATATCGGAGGTCTTAATAAAACTGTGAACctgaacagaagaaaaaaatatatgagactttctttacatttaaacagcGTAATGCCATCTGAACAACAAGCTCAGAATATCCAGCATGCAgctttgataaaaataaaaaaaaaattaatgaaaggTTCCCCCCCATGAGCAGTATATAATGTGTAGATCCGTACTTATTTGGTCAGATTGAATAAGTTTATCTATTTCGCTTTAGTATAGCTGTGGCTATGTATGGCTCTAGATATGATAGCTGCAGCTCTCACTTTGACCATTCACAGGATATATAAAAgaggtaaggctacgtacacacgtcagatgattctcatctaaTAATGGCCTCAGAGCTGATTTCAGAGGAGAATCTGGTATGtatacagcgctcgtcgtccgtTGAtcgccctggtggatccacagactacgaatgataataatgaaaatgaaggggacaGAGCGCctcagggtgccgctccgttctccccctcccctctccatattgcagaacggcgctgtacgtacagcattcgttcatgcattgtgcagtcttttgtctttggaaaggattgtcaaagatcttttccaacgacaattattgcacatgtgtacccagcctaacagatttaaaaatgcattcattaaaagATAAAGGGTCTGTACTTGTGCCTATCCAGTGGTGAGATTTACATTGCTATGACACTACACAGGAGAAGGAACCTGATCACTCTTCCTCATCACCACCCTGAGACTAGACCATAAAAGAAGAAGCAGATCAACACATTCTTTGTTACTCTTTCCCACCATCAGCATGCTTCTCGCTCTGCTAAACACCTAACAAGTTCCTATTGCTGCTTCCTCCTCTCCCTCTCTGGTTTCTACGTGGACTGCAAAGCTGATATAGTGAAAGTAAAGTTCAgcgcttgcattaaaaaaaaacaaaaaacaaaaaaaacatacattcattatgttttattgattacaaaactgcaaaaactTGTGCATTTGTTATTTGTGCAGAGTTCAGCTCCAAACAATTAACGTTATTAATTCAGATGGTGCTGGGGTTAACCAGCAGGCCCCTTGCTTTTAATGATGTATGCATAACATAACTACAACAATAAATGCACTATTGTTTCACTGTGCTGTCTTTTAAAATACATCACATGACACAATGTGGAAGAAGGAATAACTACACTATAAAAAATCCGTGAGCCAATGaaccaaagaggaaaaaaaacacttcgCTTCACCTGGCCTAAGCATCCATGAGGCACTGTTGAGGTCGCTCAAATCCCATAGGATTGCAGTGGGTTTTGGTGCAAATCATATCATAGACATATAGTTGTCTAGAGTATCGCTATTTTGATTTCAGTTAATAGATCagataacattttaaagctaGTCTGATCCAAAACTTTAAGATTCTATTTAATAACCCAATTTTCCTCCCCTATACATTGCGTTAGCTGTGCATTctataaaaaagacacaagaacaacatttaaaaaaaggtcattACCATGAGCTGTTTGAGGTCTGCTCTCTCTGCTGGATTTTTCACCAGGCTGGAAGACAAAAACAACAGAACATGTAACCAACCTTGTCAGAATGTTAGACCTTAcaggaaaatattatttctggtcctgtatatttttcattataaagATGCTTTGGACTACCCCAATTCCATTCACATACGTGTCCTTATCAGCTTACCATTTATTCACAAAGTCCTGGAATTCTGCTCCAAACACTCCACTGGGTAACTTAGGAGGTGGCTGCAAATGGAAATAAGTAAAGGgattatgtataaaatacaacTGCAATCAATgcaaatgagaaaacaaaaacgACTGGGCAAATTTCAGCTAACCTTCAGGCAAAATATAGAATttcaattgtaataaatgtataggATGGCTTTATCTACAAAAGGTCTACTACTTTTATTGCAAACAGCACTTCCAGACTATGCAGCTGTAATGGTGACCTTACTCTTTTCTAGTGggctaagaacaaaaatgtgtccTCCCTGTTCTTAGCTTATAATTGGAATAGGACTGAGCAACAGCCCATTCCTTTGCTCACTGGGCTATCTCCTTCTGTCAGCATACTATAAAGCACAATGGATTGGCTCCCAATATTGCCCCTTCCTCTCCCATTCTGTACAAGAGACTAATAAGCTATTGTATCACATGTGCCGTGCACGAGAAGCTTAAAAAGGCTACATGATTCAGGGCTGTATTTTTGGACAAAGGAGTCCTCTTTAACTGGCCATTATTGCTTTATATACATGGAACATTTGTTACAGAGTACTGACCCCTTTtattataaacacacatatatgcaGAAAACAGAAAGTCAGCTAAGAGACCTCAGCACTCCCTTCCTTTTGTATTGGCTCAGGGTAATTACAAGGAACAGTACAACATGTACAGAGTCACCTACAGCTCCTTTGGCAAActcctccattttttttctagtaagtGGAGTCACTGAAACAGAAGTGTTTGAAAGTCCAGTTTTACATAATTCAATCAAGTTGTGCAGCGTTCTGCCCAGCACCTTTaacctgggtgcaccacccggctgttttggggtagTTACTAAGGAGTTGCATCATACCACAGGGGCTTTCACCCCCTTACAATTTTTtaccaccaagcttaaaaaactttctgggttaAAAACTGTTATGTTTAGGTTCCAATCTTGTTtcaattttatgtttataatattatttatgaacGCGGTAGGAGCAACATACTATGTTTACTGCTGATTCCATACATCTATGAATGAAGTAATGACCAAGCAAAATAGCAACATTACTTACCAGAGACCATAGCATTTTCACCTAAGTAACACTCACATTATTAATAATGGTAAAGAAATGTCACCCAAAACTATATTACGTATATTGATTCTTgggtattacaattttttaattattggaaCATTTTAAGGTTGCTATAACTTTCCAGGGGTTTTCCTTATTCCCAAGCAGACAAGTTTAGGCCAAGGTTTACTGTTCATGGTTATTTATTAACTACACAAAGTTTCACCTTTCATGTTTAATAGGACCTTTGTACAGTTCATGGTGTCTTTTTTGTGCAAGATTTTTGATAAGAGTTTTAGAGTAGAATAAAGAAATTTTTGGGTGCCATGTAATTTGTTATGACTTACAAAACTAACAGTACTATAAAATGAAATGGATTACAGCAATGAGACCCAGCTCCTAGGAtgttaaatcaggcctataataatataaaagttataCCTATCATGAATGGATATAGGAAACAGTCACTGGGAACCGCCCTAAGAGGACACTGACATTTATGAAGACTCTGGACGTGTAGGTTAAAAGTTTACCTCATTCACAATATAATCCAGTAACTCAAAGATTGCCATAGGAGGGCGACTGTCTGGACCATAAGCTGAAATGAAATAAGAACAAGGTATACTTAACACAACTACATTTTGATGGCATGATGAGTGGATCTATTCTACGTAGATTTATTCTATGTACAAAAAAAGTTCTGACCAGACCTGCAGAAGGCCCTCTTTATGAAACAATCCTTAACATGAAAGCTCATTTAGAGTTTTATTACTTACCACAATTTTCCCTCATGGGATCATGCCTTACTCAAAGTTTCCCTTTGCCACATTTTTTTCATCCAGGAGCAACTGCACAGCCAACATGCATGACTAGACATGAGAGGAAGTGCTCACCAACACTTTGACTCCACTGACCATTTACTGTGCATTGCAAACATTGCTTCTCCAGTAACTTTCACCACTTACACAGTGTACAGCACTCCTGACTTTCATTTATCGAGTTTGTAACTTTCTATCATACAACTTATCATCATAAACACAAAGAATGACAATCTTTCCTAGGCAACACTTACAGCTGATTGGACGTCCTGGTGGTCTGGGGCGAGATGATAACTCAGATGATGCTGGATCGCCTTCCACAGAACAGCCAAAAATCATTTCTAGCTCCTTTGCATCAGGAGGAGGAATTGGATAGCGACCAATGGCCATTTCAACCAGAGACAGGCCCATGCTCCAGATATCAGACTGCACAGAGTAGTGTGTGCCCTGAAGTCGCTCCggctaaaatacagaaaaattagatttttaccTTGCAGTTTTATATACTGGTTTTCTAGAAGGTCTATAatgatcttttgtttttaaatactgaAACGCtctctctgcaaaaaaaaaatggtagaggGAAGGAGGATAGGAGTTTGCTCTGGAGGCATATCACATCGAATTAATATTTATGCCCCACTCTTTCCCAGACATGtcccatagtcttgtcactagctgtccctcaagggggcccAAAATTTATtgtcctacctcagtcatatgtctttaatactgtctgaggtcaactttgggggaaagccaattaacctaactgcatgtttttttggaatgtgggaggaaaccggagtgcccggaggaaacccatgcaaacacagggagaacctacaaactccatgcagaagtgtcctggccaagattacaacctgggacctaacgctgcaaaggccagagtaatATTTGTGCTATTTCTGTGCTATAAAGTCCATTTAGTAACGACCAGCACCTTTATTTCTGACAGGTAACAGGGTCTAATGTCCCACTTGTCCTGTTGAAACAGGTCCTCTTTCTAAGCTTAGTAATTGATTCTTCGTTCTATCAGCAGCACAGAGGATAATCGGTAACTACATAACAACTCAGCACACAACCCTGCTATCCATAGAATTACATAAAAGACGCTATACAAACACTCCAGCAGCACAGCATTAACAATCTGTTATCTGCAGTAAATCAACATGTCTGTAGGAGACATAGCACAAATGGCACCCTATCTCCCATCCAAGTATCTGAAGAGCTGTTATTACACACAGTGTGGGAGGACATTCTAAAACTCCATCTGCTGCATGACACACACAATGTGAACAAGTGTTATCCAGCTTGTGCTGAGATTATACATAGGAATTCGCTACATGGCAAATAACAAAGCATGGATGCAACGTAAgtagtacacacacacacgtatgctccatgcacacacatacacttttATAACCCACTAGCCACACTCACAGACATGTAAGATCTTGTCCCCACAAATGAATTGGCCATCGAGTCAATAAGCTGTCCGCTGACCCCAAAGTCACAGAGTTTAATTTCACCTCTGGAGTTCACCAGGATATTAGATGGCTTTACatctgtaataaagtaaaaacatgttgAAAGAGAGGTAATGCAACTGATAAAGTCATGATATTCTTGGATGATATGCTGGATGGGTGAAGGTAGAAGTAATTGAGCAGTCATATTTAGACTTTGTGCAAACCGTGCATTCACAACGTTCCCTCTTCTAACAATACATCTCAGTTACTAGGAGACAGATGCTCTAAAAGCTTTTCCCATGGGGGCAATTAATTATTGCTACTCTGAGAAATGCACAGGCTGCCTTTCTCTTTTCCTTAGCAAAACTCTAAAGCCAGGCCTGTAGTACACAACAAATGCAGAGAATTCTATAGCGGCTGGAACTTTAGTGTACTAGATACATTAGATATCGCGTATACCTCCAATGAAACCGGAAGTCAATTGGTTAATCTGAATACAAGGTCACACCATCCTAGGTGTTCCAAGCAACATGAAAAACAGAACCATAGAATGGAGCATATCCAAAGAAAAATTCTAATTTTCCAATTAAACTTACAACCAATGCGTTTTGAGGGTTAAAAGTCCCCCCCTTTGTCACAATGGAAAGGACTGTTCAATCCTGACTTTTTTAACCTgcgtgggaagaaactgtaggagggtggcagcccctgttattgtgatccaactcatcagtaaccacccaaaaacagccgggtggacATTGAAAAGTcccgagtggtgc belongs to Pyxicephalus adspersus chromosome 2, UCB_Pads_2.0, whole genome shotgun sequence and includes:
- the MAP2K1 gene encoding dual specificity mitogen-activated protein kinase kinase 1; its protein translation is MQSGSSQPAIAQKMPKRKPMPIQLNPTPDGTAVNGTPTTETNLEALQKKLEELELDEQQRKRLEAFLTQKQKVGELKDDDFEKVSELGAGNGGVVFKVSHKPTSLIMARKLIHLEIKPAIRNQIIRELQVLHECNSPYIVGFYGAFYSDGEMSICMEHMDGGSLDQVLKKAGKIPEKILGKVSIAVIKGLTYLREKHKIMHRDVKPSNILVNSRGEIKLCDFGVSGQLIDSMANSFVGTRSYMSPERLQGTHYSVQSDIWSMGLSLVEMAIGRYPIPPPDAKELEMIFGCSVEGDPASSELSSRPRPPGRPISSYGPDSRPPMAIFELLDYIVNEPPPKLPSGVFGAEFQDFVNKCLVKNPAERADLKQLMVHSFIKTSDMEEVDFAGWLCSTMGLKQPSTPTHAAGV